A DNA window from Mariprofundus aestuarium contains the following coding sequences:
- a CDS encoding DUF1722 domain-containing protein, translating to MRIWDVNPGYLARQQLLGEHRELHGLFNVLTMGKKGYANHPETLRWVGCISALTIRHRQLTAEMQLRGYNHHSPLPDIAGAAAWPNIFIDTLAHQFELLAGKYAADGRSGRIPLPMNCQELWAQHKYSVMAHDPNLYRELGPAVAHGGEYHDNIEALSTLLIRTLRSEPEPGHLMNALQHMWGYLKGETSPPQSPSALLEAIQAAAIKRDTTYLINSTALSELAVWL from the coding sequence ATGCGGATATGGGATGTGAATCCAGGCTATCTGGCCCGGCAGCAGTTGCTCGGTGAGCACCGGGAGCTGCACGGGCTTTTCAATGTTCTTACCATGGGCAAGAAGGGTTATGCCAATCATCCTGAGACGCTTCGCTGGGTTGGCTGCATCAGTGCGCTTACGATACGGCATCGGCAACTTACGGCTGAGATGCAGTTGCGCGGTTACAACCACCACTCGCCTTTGCCTGATATTGCCGGTGCCGCGGCATGGCCCAACATATTTATCGATACCCTTGCCCACCAGTTCGAACTGCTGGCTGGTAAATATGCCGCTGACGGGAGATCTGGCCGAATTCCGCTGCCTATGAACTGCCAGGAGCTCTGGGCCCAGCATAAATATTCGGTGATGGCACACGATCCCAACCTTTATCGTGAGCTTGGCCCAGCTGTGGCGCATGGGGGGGAATACCATGACAATATTGAGGCGCTATCAACCCTGCTGATCAGAACACTCAGAAGTGAGCCTGAGCCGGGACACCTGATGAATGCACTGCAGCATATGTGGGGTTATTTGAAAGGTGAAACATCTCCGCCGCAGTCCCCCTCTGCACTGCTTGAAGCGATTCAGGCTGCTGCCATCAAACGTGACACGACTTACCTTATAAATTCCACTGCCCTTTCCGAGTTGGCGGTGTGGCTCTAG
- a CDS encoding DUF523 domain-containing protein, with product MQKILVSACLLGERVRYDGGDCRQSGLLKQWQDEGRLIPICPEVAGGLPVPRPPAEIVTGDSDAVLCGCGVVQRQSGEDVTDAFVDGAELALAQCMRHHIKLAVLKEGSPSCGVSYVNDGTFSGVKIKGEGITARLLKRHGIRVFSEFEVDKLKLR from the coding sequence ATGCAGAAAATACTTGTAAGCGCTTGCCTGCTTGGTGAGAGGGTCCGTTATGATGGCGGTGACTGCCGTCAGTCAGGCCTTCTTAAGCAGTGGCAGGATGAAGGGCGATTGATTCCGATTTGCCCAGAGGTGGCCGGTGGCCTTCCGGTGCCAAGACCGCCGGCTGAGATTGTCACGGGTGATTCAGATGCCGTGTTATGTGGCTGCGGAGTAGTGCAGCGACAAAGTGGTGAGGATGTGACCGATGCCTTTGTCGATGGAGCGGAACTGGCTCTTGCCCAGTGCATGCGCCACCACATCAAGCTGGCAGTGCTGAAAGAGGGCAGCCCATCCTGCGGCGTTTCATATGTGAATGATGGAACGTTCTCAGGCGTTAAGATCAAAGGTGAGGGCATTACTGCCAGACTGTTGAAGCGCCATGGCATAAGGGTGTTCAGTGAGTTTGAAGTGGATAAGCTTAAATTACGCTGA
- a CDS encoding CBS domain-containing protein, which translates to MKLMDVVVPTGVVLPGMKIGDAFRECTIHNVGGLPYCNAEGNIVGRFSLRHTFKCLCVPDDMAHHAHLLGDRICSESTPEVVSGEILNMTVDRYIIENVATITPSSPVIKALSIMEKFNSNYIFLLDGERYVGVITRMAIAGLLLKYHKF; encoded by the coding sequence ATGAAACTGATGGATGTTGTTGTGCCCACCGGCGTTGTGCTTCCGGGCATGAAAATCGGGGATGCGTTCCGCGAGTGTACGATTCATAACGTGGGCGGCCTGCCCTACTGCAATGCCGAGGGAAATATCGTCGGCCGGTTCTCGCTTCGGCATACCTTCAAATGCCTCTGTGTTCCTGACGACATGGCCCATCACGCTCACCTTCTCGGCGACAGGATCTGCAGTGAGAGTACGCCGGAGGTGGTCAGCGGTGAGATCCTGAATATGACGGTTGACCGCTACATTATCGAAAATGTTGCGACCATCACCCCCTCCTCCCCGGTGATCAAGGCGCTCTCCATCATGGAGAAGTTCAATTCCAACTATATATTCCTGCTCGACGGGGAGCGCTATGTCGGAGTGATAACGCGCATGGCGATTGCCGGCCTGCTGCTCAAATATCATAAATTCTGA
- a CDS encoding SLC13 family permease, giving the protein MVEYSNMLTTDMLIALAVMFGAYVLIFSEILHRTSAAIIGAVVMIGVGTAAGFYSQDMAIEAIDGNTILLLTAMMMVVARLRPTGAFDYIAIMLSKFSNGDSRLLLIYLSLAVSMISMFLDNVTTVIIFAPITVLIARILQINPLPFLMAEAMLSNIGGAATLVGDPPNLMIGTAGGIDFNRFLIHMGPTIFLVWFCTVLLILFVFRSYLIKVENHIDLNEKKAIRDPRALIQACFALAVIIVLFFLHHHLHLYPAYVAFIGLCIVLVLQRPEPSVLFGQVNWSVLAFFVGLFIIVGGVDSSGLLRWVGLQLVDIARDPERLMLTGLVVMWCAALLSAIIDNIPFTVTIIPIILGLETMGVNITPLWWALAIGVGLGGNGTHIGATANLIAIAESERCGIKGAAITPAGWMKVGIPTMFFSLMIASIAYSLFFSTFL; this is encoded by the coding sequence ATGGTTGAATATTCCAATATGCTGACTACAGATATGTTGATCGCTCTGGCTGTAATGTTCGGGGCCTATGTCTTGATCTTCAGCGAGATACTGCATCGCACCAGCGCCGCCATTATCGGCGCCGTGGTGATGATCGGGGTTGGTACCGCAGCAGGGTTCTATTCGCAGGATATGGCGATTGAGGCCATCGATGGTAATACGATACTGCTGCTTACGGCGATGATGATGGTTGTGGCAAGGCTACGCCCGACCGGCGCCTTCGACTACATCGCTATCATGCTTTCCAAGTTTTCCAATGGTGATTCGAGGCTGCTGCTGATCTATCTCAGTCTGGCGGTAAGTATGATCAGTATGTTCCTCGATAATGTAACCACGGTAATCATCTTTGCCCCGATCACGGTGCTGATTGCCCGTATCCTTCAGATCAATCCACTGCCATTCCTGATGGCTGAGGCGATGCTCTCCAATATCGGCGGTGCAGCCACACTGGTCGGCGATCCCCCCAACCTTATGATCGGCACTGCAGGTGGCATCGATTTTAACCGCTTCCTCATTCACATGGGCCCTACTATTTTTCTGGTCTGGTTCTGCACGGTGTTGTTGATTCTTTTTGTATTCCGTAGCTACCTCATTAAGGTTGAGAATCACATCGACCTGAATGAAAAGAAGGCCATTCGCGACCCCAGGGCATTGATACAGGCATGTTTCGCCCTTGCTGTGATTATCGTGCTGTTTTTCCTGCATCACCATCTCCACCTCTATCCCGCCTATGTCGCATTTATTGGCCTCTGCATCGTACTTGTGCTGCAGCGGCCCGAGCCCAGCGTCCTGTTCGGGCAGGTGAACTGGTCGGTGCTCGCCTTCTTTGTCGGCCTGTTCATTATTGTCGGTGGCGTGGACAGCTCCGGGCTGTTGCGCTGGGTTGGCCTGCAACTTGTCGATATCGCCCGTGACCCGGAAAGGTTGATGCTGACAGGACTTGTAGTGATGTGGTGCGCTGCACTGTTGAGCGCGATCATCGATAACATTCCCTTCACGGTTACAATTATTCCGATCATTTTGGGGCTGGAAACGATGGGTGTTAATATCACCCCGCTGTGGTGGGCGCTTGCGATTGGCGTTGGCCTTGGCGGCAACGGCACGCATATAGGGGCGACGGCCAACCTGATCGCAATCGCCGAATCGGAGCGCTGCGGAATTAAAGGGGCCGCTATTACGCCGGCCGGATGGATGAAGGTGGGTATTCCCACGATGTTTTTCAGTCTGATGATTGCCAGCATCGCCTATTCACTTTTCTTCTCCACATTCTTATAG
- a CDS encoding O-methyltransferase — protein sequence MANRTINMNEKLYEYLLEMGLREPEVLARLRHATEAEELSIMRSAPEQCQLMAMLIQLTGAKRVIEVGTYTGYATLWMALALPDDGEIVTCDVSERWSFVARRFWEDAGVQDKVQLYLRPALETLDELLECDEEESFDFAFIDADKENYDHYYERCLKLLRPGGLMVVDNVLWGGSVIDNSNCTAATEAIRIFNSKLKVDARIDLVMLPVADGVTLLIKR from the coding sequence ATGGCAAACCGCACGATTAACATGAACGAAAAACTTTACGAATACCTGCTTGAGATGGGGCTGCGTGAACCGGAAGTGCTGGCTCGCCTGAGGCATGCGACCGAGGCTGAGGAGCTCTCTATCATGCGCTCTGCCCCTGAGCAGTGCCAGTTGATGGCAATGCTGATTCAGCTGACGGGTGCAAAGCGGGTGATCGAGGTTGGCACCTACACCGGTTATGCGACGCTCTGGATGGCGCTGGCCTTGCCTGATGATGGTGAGATCGTGACCTGTGATGTCTCAGAGCGCTGGAGCTTTGTCGCCCGGAGATTCTGGGAGGATGCGGGCGTGCAGGATAAGGTTCAGCTTTACCTGCGCCCTGCCCTTGAAACACTCGATGAGCTACTGGAGTGCGATGAGGAGGAGAGCTTCGATTTCGCCTTTATTGATGCGGATAAAGAGAACTATGATCACTACTATGAGCGCTGCCTGAAGCTGCTTCGACCGGGCGGTTTGATGGTGGTTGATAATGTGCTGTGGGGTGGCAGTGTGATTGATAATAGCAACTGTACTGCAGCAACGGAGGCGATTCGCATATTCAACAGTAAACTGAAGGTGGACGCACGCATCGACCTGGTCATGCTGCCTGTAGCAGACGGGGTGACACTGCTCATTAAGCGCTGA
- a CDS encoding EF-hand domain-containing protein has translation MKPLHTLAVALLALMLSATPAFAGESSAGAFDANGDGQITFEEVMKRLEKSARATFDSMDRNKDGVISDKDFDDVREGMDKLEKWFEDLLRPFLPEEAPEEPEQLEV, from the coding sequence ATGAAACCATTACATACGCTCGCAGTGGCGCTGCTGGCTCTTATGTTATCAGCCACTCCGGCTTTCGCGGGCGAAAGCAGTGCGGGCGCGTTCGATGCCAATGGCGATGGGCAGATTACCTTTGAAGAGGTGATGAAGCGGCTGGAGAAGTCAGCCCGAGCCACCTTCGACTCCATGGATCGAAACAAGGATGGAGTCATTTCGGATAAAGATTTTGACGATGTTCGCGAAGGTATGGATAAACTGGAAAAGTGGTTTGAAGATCTCCTGAGGCCGTTCCTGCCAGAGGAAGCTCCGGAGGAGCCGGAGCAGTTGGAGGTTTAG
- a CDS encoding metal-dependent hydrolase, with amino-acid sequence MANFRTHLTVSAAASLAATAVVMQAEPLTQMEALLLFLLGLHAGLLPDIDSDHSIPTRLLFTIFSFATAIAVLFLFYTELSLIPLLLLALLAALSVRFILYPLFAATTEHRGLFHSVPAALLFGMALFFAGDRLFGWQAEFAWLAAGFVSGGYLLHLLLDEIYSVNFIGATVKDSFGTALTLFSRRSWFSYMLLYAAVGIAVWVASPAQLLIL; translated from the coding sequence ATGGCTAATTTCAGGACCCACCTTACGGTTTCTGCTGCTGCTTCATTAGCAGCTACGGCGGTAGTCATGCAGGCTGAACCACTAACCCAGATGGAAGCACTGCTGCTTTTTTTGCTCGGCCTGCACGCAGGATTACTTCCCGACATTGATTCCGATCACTCCATACCCACCAGGTTGCTGTTTACGATATTCAGTTTTGCCACTGCAATTGCCGTACTGTTTCTCTTTTATACAGAATTAAGTCTCATCCCTTTGCTCCTTCTGGCACTGCTTGCGGCACTATCCGTGCGTTTTATTCTCTATCCTCTGTTTGCTGCCACGACGGAACACAGAGGTCTGTTTCATTCGGTTCCAGCAGCCTTGCTGTTCGGGATGGCCCTGTTCTTTGCAGGTGACCGTCTCTTTGGCTGGCAGGCTGAATTTGCCTGGTTGGCTGCAGGATTTGTCAGTGGTGGTTATCTTTTGCACCTGCTGCTCGACGAGATTTACAGTGTGAATTTTATAGGTGCTACGGTGAAGGACTCTTTTGGTACGGCGCTTACCCTGTTCAGCAGGAGGTCATGGTTCTCCTATATGCTTCTCTATGCGGCTGTAGGCATTGCCGTTTGGGTGGCGTCGCCTGCACAACTACTTATCCTCTAA
- a CDS encoding EF-hand domain-containing protein — MKKFVLFAGFMMLATSVQAAFMPSYDPQETADRVMKVKDANHDGVIDPAEFEAMAVHKFKEIDTSGDGVISGDEMFAHRYAGRSEMDIKTPAVKKNIINNIMKRWDHDKDGQISKDEKLEPARNEFMRIDRDLDHKITRDELVSHWERKLRDLKKSQDEASGKDGD, encoded by the coding sequence ATGAAAAAGTTTGTACTATTTGCAGGGTTTATGATGCTGGCGACGTCTGTTCAGGCAGCCTTTATGCCCTCCTATGACCCACAGGAGACGGCGGACCGGGTGATGAAGGTGAAGGATGCCAACCATGATGGTGTCATTGATCCTGCTGAGTTTGAAGCGATGGCGGTACACAAGTTCAAAGAGATCGATACCAGCGGTGACGGTGTCATCAGCGGTGATGAGATGTTTGCGCATCGTTATGCAGGCCGCTCAGAGATGGATATCAAAACGCCAGCCGTGAAAAAAAACATCATTAACAATATCATGAAGCGCTGGGATCACGATAAGGATGGCCAGATCAGCAAGGATGAGAAGTTGGAGCCAGCCCGTAATGAATTCATGCGTATTGATCGGGATCTGGATCATAAAATCACCCGTGATGAGCTTGTTTCACACTGGGAGCGCAAGCTGAGGGACCTCAAAAAAAGCCAGGACGAAGCTTCAGGTAAAGACGGTGATTAA
- a CDS encoding 2Fe-2S iron-sulfur cluster-binding protein yields the protein MPTVIYQGKAYECESDETLLDGVNRQGGTISYGCRGGFCQSCMVKAVKGTPPAAAQAGIRPAMKKKGYFLSCLCKPESDFEITPPDRRDEFIPATVTGLEYLNPTVIRLTTKRPDGFNYRPGQFVNLIRPEDGLARSYSLASIPSDGELAFHIRLLPDGKMSNWFIDHLQCGTEILLSDAMGDCCYRKGYADRPLLLAGTGTGLAPIYGILRDALASGHSQQIRLLHGALSSDGLYYDQLLRGVADKHNNFSYIPCLLNEAAPEGGLSGPIDSHIPAQLASDSNWVAFLCGDSEVVTSMRKSCVTHGMDESAIHSDAFG from the coding sequence ATGCCAACAGTGATTTATCAGGGGAAAGCCTACGAATGTGAAAGTGATGAGACCCTGCTTGATGGCGTAAACAGGCAGGGCGGCACGATCTCCTATGGCTGTCGCGGCGGCTTCTGTCAGTCATGCATGGTCAAAGCAGTAAAAGGAACGCCCCCTGCTGCAGCGCAGGCAGGCATCAGGCCCGCCATGAAGAAGAAGGGCTACTTTCTCTCCTGCCTCTGTAAACCAGAATCCGATTTTGAAATCACACCTCCGGATAGAAGGGATGAATTTATTCCGGCTACTGTAACCGGGCTGGAGTACCTGAACCCAACCGTCATTCGGCTAACAACGAAGCGACCGGATGGGTTCAACTACCGGCCGGGCCAGTTCGTGAATCTGATCAGGCCTGAAGATGGACTGGCGCGCAGCTACTCACTGGCAAGTATCCCGAGTGATGGTGAACTGGCGTTTCATATCCGGCTGTTGCCCGACGGGAAAATGAGCAACTGGTTTATTGATCATCTGCAGTGCGGCACCGAGATACTGTTAAGCGATGCTATGGGCGACTGCTGTTACCGCAAAGGGTATGCCGATCGCCCCCTGCTGCTGGCCGGCACCGGAACAGGGCTGGCGCCTATTTATGGCATCCTTCGCGATGCCCTCGCCTCTGGCCACAGCCAGCAGATTCGACTGCTTCATGGTGCCCTGAGCAGTGATGGCCTCTACTACGATCAACTGTTACGAGGAGTGGCCGATAAGCACAATAATTTCAGCTATATCCCCTGCCTGTTGAACGAGGCAGCTCCAGAAGGTGGATTGAGCGGCCCGATCGACAGCCATATCCCCGCCCAACTTGCATCCGACAGCAACTGGGTAGCTTTTCTCTGCGGCGACTCAGAAGTTGTCACCTCCATGCGCAAGAGCTGCGTCACCCATGGTATGGACGAATCAGCCATCCATAGCGACGCCTTTGGTTAA
- a CDS encoding glycosyltransferase family 4 protein, which produces MSILIVGSLWPEPVSSGAGLRMLELSQLFVRQGWRVTYASTAAESEHSVDLKLIGVGAAEIMVNDSSFDAFIAALQPDIVLFDRFTMEEQFGWRVEKVCPDAMRIVETIDLHLLRDARHNAFKQSHAVTCELSKNELSNEVAIREVASLLRSDLAILVSSYEMDLLKEQFGIDPALIHCCPFMFDESDICSETPEFGQRSNFVTIGNFRHAPNWDAVLWLKQEIWPKIRAELPEAAMLIYGAYIPPKATALDDKKSGFRVLGRAEDVSVVMSQARVCLAPLRFGAGIKTKLADAMMNGTPNVTTSVGAEGMHDGLPWSGLVADSAEVFAGAAVSLYRDESAWMAARQHGFDIVQSLFSAEKNGAALVARILEVRGNLKQHRLNNFTGAMLRHHHQRSTEFMSRWIEAKNRKL; this is translated from the coding sequence ATGAGTATATTGATCGTCGGAAGCCTCTGGCCTGAGCCCGTTTCATCGGGTGCGGGGCTTCGCATGCTGGAGCTAAGCCAGCTCTTTGTGCGGCAAGGGTGGCGAGTCACCTACGCTTCCACCGCTGCTGAAAGTGAACATTCGGTTGATCTTAAGCTGATTGGAGTAGGGGCCGCCGAAATTATGGTGAACGACAGCAGCTTCGATGCATTCATCGCAGCCCTTCAGCCCGATATTGTGCTATTTGATCGCTTTACGATGGAGGAGCAGTTCGGCTGGCGGGTAGAAAAGGTGTGTCCGGATGCGATGCGCATTGTTGAAACGATCGACCTGCATCTATTGCGTGATGCGCGCCATAACGCTTTCAAGCAGAGCCATGCGGTCACCTGCGAGCTATCAAAAAATGAGTTGTCCAATGAGGTCGCCATACGCGAAGTTGCATCACTCTTGCGTTCTGACCTCGCCATTCTGGTCTCAAGTTACGAGATGGACCTGCTCAAGGAGCAGTTCGGCATCGATCCCGCATTGATTCACTGCTGCCCCTTTATGTTTGATGAGAGCGATATTTGCAGTGAAACGCCTGAATTTGGCCAGCGCAGTAACTTTGTCACTATCGGTAACTTTCGCCACGCGCCGAACTGGGATGCGGTCTTGTGGTTGAAACAGGAGATCTGGCCGAAAATAAGGGCGGAACTTCCTGAGGCCGCGATGTTGATCTATGGTGCTTATATCCCGCCCAAAGCAACTGCACTGGATGATAAAAAAAGCGGTTTCCGGGTTCTTGGCCGCGCCGAAGATGTCTCTGTCGTCATGTCCCAGGCTCGTGTCTGCCTCGCACCGCTTCGTTTCGGAGCGGGCATCAAAACCAAACTGGCTGATGCCATGATGAACGGTACACCTAATGTCACCACCTCTGTTGGTGCAGAGGGGATGCATGATGGATTGCCATGGAGCGGTTTGGTGGCCGATAGCGCTGAGGTATTTGCAGGAGCGGCAGTCTCGCTCTACCGCGATGAGTCAGCTTGGATGGCTGCAAGGCAGCACGGCTTTGATATTGTGCAATCACTGTTCAGCGCTGAGAAGAATGGAGCGGCACTGGTGGCGCGCATATTAGAGGTTCGCGGCAACCTTAAGCAGCACAGGCTCAATAATTTTACCGGCGCGATGTTGCGTCACCATCACCAGCGCAGCACGGAGTTTATGTCACGCTGGATCGAAGCTAAAAACCGTAAGCTTTGA
- the hemC gene encoding hydroxymethylbilane synthase has translation MTHIRIATRRSPLALWQAEYVSAELKRLDPSVTTELVKIVTKGDKILDVPLAQVGGKGLFTKEIDEALLDGRADIAVHSMKDVPTALPEGTSIRAHPKREDPRDAIATITGGGLDSLPKGSTIGTSSLRRIAQLQAKYPSFIFTSIRGNIQTRLSKLGVEVDAVILAAAGVCRMDMAAQMHEFIDTEVMLPAVAQGTLGIQTRDADELINALVDQMNDPETVVRTKAERAFLATLEGGCQVPIAAYATLDGDALHLKGLVGSVDGKVVIVREATGHSRDAEAIGTALANEVLDAGARPILEALYAEGH, from the coding sequence GTGACTCATATCCGTATTGCGACCCGTCGTTCCCCACTTGCCCTGTGGCAGGCTGAATATGTATCGGCTGAACTGAAGCGGCTCGACCCATCCGTCACCACCGAGCTGGTCAAGATTGTCACCAAAGGTGATAAAATTCTCGATGTGCCGCTGGCACAGGTGGGTGGCAAAGGGCTGTTTACCAAAGAGATTGATGAGGCACTGCTTGATGGCCGTGCTGATATCGCAGTGCATTCGATGAAAGATGTGCCTACTGCTTTGCCGGAAGGAACCAGTATTCGCGCCCATCCAAAACGCGAAGATCCGCGTGACGCCATCGCAACCATTACTGGCGGTGGCCTGGACTCGCTGCCTAAAGGGTCAACAATCGGCACCTCGAGCCTGCGCCGTATCGCCCAGCTTCAGGCTAAATACCCCTCGTTCATTTTCACCTCCATTCGCGGCAACATCCAGACTCGCCTCTCCAAGCTTGGCGTAGAGGTCGATGCAGTGATTCTGGCTGCAGCAGGTGTATGCCGCATGGATATGGCGGCGCAGATGCACGAGTTCATCGATACCGAAGTGATGTTACCGGCGGTAGCACAGGGCACGCTTGGCATTCAGACCCGCGATGCCGATGAGTTGATCAATGCACTGGTTGATCAGATGAATGACCCTGAAACCGTCGTTCGTACCAAAGCCGAACGCGCTTTTCTGGCCACCCTTGAAGGCGGCTGTCAGGTACCGATTGCCGCATACGCCACACTCGATGGTGATGCTTTGCATCTGAAAGGCTTGGTCGGTTCAGTCGACGGTAAGGTTGTCATTGTTCGCGAAGCAACAGGGCATAGCAGAGATGCCGAAGCTATCGGCACTGCACTGGCCAATGAGGTACTTGATGCCGGAGCCCGTCCGATCCTCGAAGCGCTCTACGCAGAAGGGCACTAA
- the rsmD gene encoding 16S rRNA (guanine(966)-N(2))-methyltransferase RsmD, which translates to MRITAGSLRGRVLNVPDVEGLRPTPAKVRQALFNILGSVEELSLLDLFSGSGVMALEALSRGAASALSIEQNRNLTRNLSAIRTTWRLEEAWQIKTATVEKGLAMLSGQKFDLIFADPPYQQGFTDRLPQWLDQHGIGCEQLVIEESARVEPLWPAGWQCKQSRRYGDSTLHFLSRIA; encoded by the coding sequence GTGAGAATTACAGCTGGCTCTCTGCGCGGCCGGGTGCTTAATGTGCCTGATGTTGAAGGGCTGCGTCCGACACCGGCAAAGGTTCGCCAGGCACTGTTCAACATTCTCGGCTCTGTCGAGGAACTGAGTCTGCTCGACCTTTTTTCCGGCTCCGGTGTCATGGCGCTGGAGGCACTATCGCGCGGCGCTGCTTCGGCACTCTCAATCGAGCAAAATCGCAACCTGACTCGCAACCTTTCAGCGATCCGAACAACATGGCGCCTTGAAGAGGCGTGGCAAATCAAAACAGCTACGGTCGAGAAGGGCTTGGCCATGCTGAGCGGCCAGAAGTTCGATCTGATCTTTGCCGACCCCCCATACCAGCAGGGTTTTACCGACAGGCTGCCACAGTGGCTGGACCAGCATGGGATCGGTTGCGAACAGCTGGTGATTGAGGAGTCGGCACGCGTGGAGCCTCTCTGGCCTGCTGGATGGCAATGTAAACAGAGCCGCCGTTACGGTGATTCCACCCTTCACTTTCTTTCGCGAATCGCCTGA
- a CDS encoding M16 family metallopeptidase, which produces MRYRLFTLVLLLLPFTPSAHAVPAIQEAHLENGLRILLMEAHNVPMVSMRLTMAAGSRFDAANKGGTASLLASMLSDHTSQHAHETWADLLDSDAIQLGSDVGRDELNLSLTTLKDVLKPGIDALAEALLQPGWNSKRFAIMKQDALASAQKELEDAGAQASEAAAGLLFAGHPYGHRPNGSLASLSQIELDDLKRLYASQVKPQGAVLAVSGDITMDELRPLLEKKLADWRGAPAKGLNDIIPPQAVRGKHADVQLPTSQTQVQLLRLGPTRGDANFFPAFVLNHILGGGGFGSRLMEEVREKRGLVYGVYSYFAPLATNGPFVISLSTRGDQAGEAEGVVRTVLAEMAAGKVTKKQLTASKENLTGSFAQRMDSNRERVSLIAMIGFYNLPLDYLSVWTERIDAVSLQQLREQAAAYLNPDEWNRVRVGAGLK; this is translated from the coding sequence ATGAGGTATCGCCTGTTTACACTCGTACTGCTGCTTTTGCCTTTCACACCTTCGGCACATGCCGTGCCGGCGATTCAGGAGGCGCACCTTGAAAACGGCCTTCGTATTCTGCTGATGGAGGCGCACAACGTACCGATGGTGTCGATGCGCCTTACCATGGCGGCAGGTTCCCGTTTTGATGCCGCGAACAAGGGGGGCACAGCCAGCCTGCTGGCCTCAATGCTCTCCGACCATACCTCACAACATGCCCACGAGACATGGGCCGACCTCCTCGATAGCGATGCAATCCAGCTGGGCAGCGATGTCGGCCGTGATGAGCTAAACCTGTCACTCACCACCCTCAAGGATGTTCTGAAGCCGGGCATTGATGCACTTGCCGAAGCACTGCTGCAGCCGGGCTGGAACAGCAAGCGCTTTGCCATCATGAAACAGGACGCCCTGGCATCGGCCCAGAAAGAGCTGGAGGATGCGGGTGCCCAGGCATCAGAAGCTGCGGCCGGGCTGCTCTTTGCCGGCCACCCCTACGGCCATCGTCCGAATGGCTCCCTGGCATCACTCTCTCAGATTGAACTCGATGACCTCAAAAGACTCTATGCCAGCCAGGTCAAACCGCAGGGGGCTGTGCTTGCCGTCAGCGGCGACATTACGATGGATGAACTGAGGCCGCTGCTGGAGAAAAAGCTGGCTGACTGGAGAGGTGCTCCCGCCAAAGGGTTGAATGATATCATTCCGCCACAGGCTGTACGCGGCAAACATGCGGATGTGCAACTGCCAACCAGCCAGACACAGGTTCAACTGCTGCGCCTGGGGCCTACGCGCGGTGATGCGAACTTTTTCCCGGCCTTTGTCCTGAATCATATCCTGGGTGGTGGCGGATTCGGTTCACGGCTGATGGAGGAGGTGCGTGAAAAGCGCGGCCTTGTGTACGGCGTCTACTCCTACTTTGCACCGCTGGCGACCAACGGTCCTTTCGTAATCAGCCTGAGTACGCGCGGCGATCAGGCCGGTGAAGCTGAAGGGGTGGTTCGCACTGTGCTTGCAGAGATGGCTGCCGGTAAAGTCACCAAAAAACAGCTCACCGCCAGTAAGGAGAATCTTACAGGCAGCTTCGCCCAGCGCATGGACTCCAACCGAGAAAGGGTTTCACTGATTGCCATGATCGGATTTTATAACCTGCCGCTTGATTATCTCAGCGTTTGGACTGAACGGATTGATGCCGTCTCGCTGCAACAGCTGCGCGAACAGGCTGCCGCCTACCTGAACCCTGATGAGTGGAATCGCGTCCGGGTCGGAGCAGGTCTGAAGTGA